In the Actinomycetota bacterium genome, TAAAGTCCATAGCCACATTTATCTCATCCAAAATAACTAAATCATATAATTGGCTGAGCATTGCTCTTCTTGCTCTCTTAAGTCCTTTTTGTGCGAGTTCTATATCTTCTTTGGATGGATTATTTTTATTTACAAATGTTGTTAAGCCAAACTGCTCAATCTTTATCTGAGGAAGATATTTATTAATGGCTTTAACCTCACCATAATCTTTACTTCCTTTCATGAACTGAATAATGATTACTTTCAAATCGTGTCCGATAGCTCTTAAAGCTAATCCCAGTGCAGCTGTTGTCTTACCCTTGCCATTTCCTGTATATACTTGTATTAAACCCTCTTTTAATTTATCTTTCTTCATATTAAAAATAA is a window encoding:
- the cobO gene encoding cob(I)yrinic acid a,c-diamide adenosyltransferase, giving the protein MKKDKLKEGLIQVYTGNGKGKTTAALGLALRAIGHDLKVIIIQFMKGSKDYGEVKAINKYLPQIKIEQFGLTTFVNKNNPSKEDIELAQKGLKRARRAMLSQLYDLVILDEINVAMDFNLISLKDVLELIEDKPPNVELVLTGRYVPEEIIEKADLVSEVKEIKHWFAKGVDTRKGIEY